One stretch of Lacimicrobium alkaliphilum DNA includes these proteins:
- a CDS encoding serine/threonine dehydratase, with the protein MSLPTFDDVRAASERIRPFVHRTPVVNSSLLDSWLGHQVFFKLECLQRTGAFKLRGATNVLAWLKEKDQLPERIVANSSGNHAQAIAYAASLFDIPATIFSTENVSRVKAAATQYYGAELKLFATRTEADEAVQQAAEQPGALWIPPFNHQQIIAGQGTAALEALEDLKQVDAVFAPCGGGGLLGGTLLAANGLCPDAEVIGAEPLAANDAANSLREGHIVRLDGPPKTLADGAATPAVGDLTFPLLQQLDGFYEVDEVQIAYWTQWLQHLLKIHLEPTCAMTMAAVVGWLQERPEPSKALVIISGGNIDAAKMQQIWKVDYLDQPPIL; encoded by the coding sequence ATGTCTCTACCCACTTTTGACGATGTGCGCGCTGCCAGTGAGCGCATCCGGCCTTTCGTGCACCGTACCCCTGTTGTTAACTCCAGCCTGCTTGATTCCTGGCTCGGCCACCAGGTGTTCTTTAAGCTTGAATGTCTGCAGCGTACCGGCGCGTTTAAGTTAAGAGGCGCAACGAATGTGCTGGCCTGGCTTAAAGAAAAGGATCAGTTGCCTGAACGTATTGTCGCTAACAGCTCCGGCAATCATGCACAGGCTATCGCCTATGCTGCTTCGCTGTTTGATATCCCTGCAACCATTTTCAGTACCGAAAACGTATCCAGGGTCAAAGCGGCGGCCACCCAGTACTATGGCGCAGAACTTAAACTCTTTGCCACCCGTACAGAGGCGGATGAGGCAGTACAACAAGCCGCTGAACAACCCGGGGCGCTGTGGATCCCTCCTTTTAATCATCAGCAGATTATTGCCGGTCAGGGCACCGCAGCGCTGGAAGCACTGGAAGACCTGAAACAGGTCGATGCTGTGTTTGCACCTTGTGGCGGCGGCGGCTTATTGGGCGGCACTTTACTGGCTGCAAATGGCCTGTGTCCGGACGCCGAAGTGATTGGCGCCGAACCGCTGGCGGCCAACGATGCTGCCAACTCCCTGCGAGAGGGCCATATTGTGCGTCTTGACGGTCCGCCGAAAACCCTTGCCGATGGCGCTGCCACGCCGGCAGTGGGAGACCTGACATTTCCTTTATTGCAGCAACTGGATGGGTTTTATGAAGTGGATGAAGTGCAGATTGCTTACTGGACACAATGGTTGCAGCATCTGCTGAAGATTCACCTTGAACCCACCTGTGCCATGACCATGGCCGCTGTGGTCGGCTGGCTGCAGGAGCGGCCGGAGCCGAGCAAGGCGCTGGTGATTATTTCAGGTGGCAATATCGATGCGGCGAAAATGCAGCAGATATGGAAAGTGGATTATCTGGACCAGCCGCCGATACTGTAA
- a CDS encoding MBL fold metallo-hydrolase, with product MRLFFLLLLLPFSLLANDDKFADVKIERTHLAESVYMLTGAGGNIGVSAGPDGVLIIDDQFAPLAEKIAASVADVADAEVKYIVNTHYHGDHTGGNAWFKQKHHATVFAHDNVRSRLADDENHHHDALPVVTYEEGVKFHFNGDTIRVMHLPAGHTDGDSVVWFEKARVLHTGDLFFEGRFPYIDLGAGGTVAGYIANVERLISMLEDDMQIISGHGKLSTKADYQKSLDMMKETAAFVLTQKRAGMSLEQLTEKGLDEKWKDWSWNFITEEKWIATLYKGQ from the coding sequence ATGCGCTTATTTTTCCTGTTGCTATTGCTTCCCTTCAGCCTGTTGGCCAATGATGACAAGTTCGCCGATGTTAAAATTGAACGCACTCACCTGGCCGAATCCGTATACATGCTCACCGGTGCCGGTGGCAATATCGGCGTATCAGCGGGGCCTGACGGGGTACTGATTATTGATGATCAGTTTGCGCCGCTGGCAGAAAAAATCGCTGCCAGTGTTGCTGATGTGGCCGATGCTGAGGTGAAATATATTGTAAATACTCACTATCATGGCGACCACACAGGCGGTAACGCCTGGTTTAAGCAAAAGCATCACGCCACCGTATTTGCCCATGACAATGTACGCAGTCGGCTGGCCGATGACGAAAATCATCACCACGACGCCTTGCCGGTGGTGACCTATGAAGAAGGGGTCAAATTTCATTTTAACGGCGACACCATTCGTGTGATGCATCTGCCGGCAGGTCACACCGATGGTGATTCAGTGGTGTGGTTTGAAAAAGCACGGGTTTTGCACACCGGAGATCTGTTCTTTGAAGGTCGCTTTCCTTATATCGACCTTGGCGCCGGAGGAACAGTGGCCGGCTATATTGCCAATGTGGAACGGCTGATCAGCATGCTGGAAGACGACATGCAGATTATCTCCGGCCACGGCAAACTGTCCACCAAGGCGGATTACCAGAAATCACTGGATATGATGAAAGAAACGGCCGCCTTCGTACTGACCCAGAAGCGTGCCGGCATGAGTCTTGAGCAACTGACTGAAAAGGGGCTGGATGAAAAGTGGAAAGACTGGTCATGGAACTTTATTACCGAAGAAAAGTGGATCGCCACCCTGTATAAAGGCCAGTAA
- the gcvH gene encoding glycine cleavage system protein GcvH, which yields MSNIPSELRYAASHEWVRPEGDGTYTVGISEHAQELLGDMVFVELPDVGDTVAAGDDVAVAESVKAASDVYAPIGGEVVAINEELEDSPELVNSDPYGDGWLFRIKADDDSEFNELLDAEGYENSIDEE from the coding sequence ATGAGTAATATCCCGTCAGAACTGCGTTATGCCGCCTCCCACGAGTGGGTTCGCCCTGAAGGTGACGGCACCTACACCGTCGGTATTTCCGAGCACGCTCAGGAGCTGCTGGGAGATATGGTATTTGTTGAGCTGCCTGATGTGGGCGACACCGTGGCTGCAGGTGACGATGTGGCCGTGGCCGAATCGGTAAAAGCCGCCTCTGATGTGTACGCGCCAATTGGTGGTGAAGTGGTCGCCATCAACGAAGAACTGGAAGACTCACCAGAGCTGGTTAACTCCGACCCCTACGGTGATGGCTGGTTGTTCCGTATCAAGGCCGACGATGACAGCGAATTTAACGAGCTGCTGGACGCCGAAGGCTACGAAAACAGCATCGACGAAGAATAA
- a CDS encoding TonB-dependent receptor — MINKQKNTLATAVQIALLTGYGLSTLAFAQESNSENEKKDNADVEVVEVKGYRASVQKSLNIKRFSDTIVDAISAEDIGKFPDQTVADALQRIAGVQVQRSEGESDRVSIRGTAPHLNLTLLNGQNVASATASSSIITASRGFNYSLLPTELIDTLEVHKSAKAKVQEGSLGGTVIVKTRRPFDDEAHSSAFSLKSAYQETTGEHSPILSGFYSWKNDNENFGFNIGAVLKETTTQRDGYRAGGFNYLDSVDGETYYSPRSVDASRFEADKELTTISSSLQYAFDDNKQLTFNNLYSEADKENRSFANGVWIGENSFADLSGTIENGILTSGSLAPNDADLNPDARWNHFGNYLESRYTTTREEGSYKTRVHDLKFEWNSNAFTFSAQAGITKAEGAISIRALDFEAQTNATFDLSGQHIDFTLDQQTTPQDYVGVYIADKNYVNDQEEVYAQTDLNYLLDGDFFTSIDVGLRYSDHEKTSQVQLNEHYPWFSYNEEYSGSAYLESLYPGFGVQSLDLGGWADSTVDDFMGGGSQPYLYDFNFGNLDSAFDEVGLLRSYWHPSYALDLKEKVTSAYVQANFNSGKWKGNVGVRIAKTDQTSVGFDILKPDGWFPGDKLADAQSPVTVERDYTDVLPSLNISYDFRDDIILRFAAASVISRPDYDLLAQRKIYSRTGGIQGNPWLNPTEADQYDISAEYYFTDASILSLAYFYKDIKSYVTEEMVETNVLLPEDDSVNVLDEEDVGYYIAQMELRTPVNGGGGTNQGVEVNLQHDFGNGYGAMANYTYQDADMDEEDEILPNNSRDTFNVSGFYEKNGILARLSYTYRSEYFAGLSRHIDRYTDSYGQWDANFSYDFNDNFSVMLQILNLTDENQKAFVKSESGAKALLSEYNYGRRAFVGVSAKF, encoded by the coding sequence ATGATTAATAAGCAGAAAAACACACTTGCCACCGCAGTTCAGATTGCCCTGTTGACAGGCTATGGCCTGAGCACATTGGCTTTTGCACAAGAATCCAACAGCGAAAACGAGAAAAAAGACAATGCCGATGTTGAGGTGGTTGAGGTTAAGGGCTATCGCGCGTCAGTGCAGAAGAGCCTGAACATCAAGCGCTTTTCCGACACTATTGTTGACGCCATTTCTGCTGAGGATATCGGCAAGTTCCCGGATCAGACAGTGGCCGATGCATTGCAGCGTATCGCCGGTGTACAGGTGCAGCGCTCAGAAGGTGAAAGTGACCGGGTCAGTATCCGGGGTACCGCTCCTCATCTGAATCTGACCTTACTCAATGGTCAGAATGTGGCCTCTGCGACGGCATCCTCTTCTATTATTACCGCTTCCCGGGGTTTTAACTACTCCCTGCTGCCCACGGAACTGATCGACACTCTGGAAGTGCACAAGTCGGCGAAGGCCAAGGTACAGGAAGGCTCTTTAGGCGGCACGGTGATTGTCAAAACCCGCCGGCCCTTCGATGATGAAGCTCATTCTTCCGCATTTTCACTTAAAAGCGCTTATCAGGAAACCACCGGTGAGCACAGCCCCATTTTGTCAGGCTTCTATAGCTGGAAAAATGACAATGAAAACTTCGGGTTTAATATCGGTGCCGTGCTTAAAGAAACCACCACCCAACGGGATGGCTACCGTGCTGGCGGTTTTAACTACTTAGACAGCGTTGATGGCGAGACTTATTACAGCCCACGCAGCGTAGATGCCTCTCGCTTTGAGGCAGACAAAGAACTGACCACTATCAGCAGCAGCCTGCAGTACGCCTTTGATGACAATAAACAGCTCACCTTTAACAATCTTTACTCAGAAGCTGACAAAGAAAACCGCTCTTTTGCCAATGGTGTATGGATAGGCGAAAACAGCTTTGCGGATCTGTCCGGTACTATTGAAAACGGCATTTTAACCAGTGGTTCTCTGGCCCCCAATGACGCCGATTTGAACCCCGATGCCCGCTGGAACCATTTTGGTAATTATCTGGAGTCTCGTTACACCACCACCCGTGAAGAGGGTTCCTATAAAACCCGCGTACATGATCTGAAATTTGAATGGAATTCCAACGCTTTTACCTTCTCGGCTCAGGCTGGTATTACCAAGGCTGAAGGGGCGATATCTATCCGCGCGCTGGACTTTGAAGCGCAAACCAATGCCACCTTCGATCTGAGCGGCCAGCACATCGACTTTACTCTGGATCAGCAAACCACCCCACAAGACTATGTGGGTGTGTATATTGCCGATAAAAACTATGTCAATGATCAGGAAGAGGTCTATGCTCAGACCGACCTGAATTACCTGCTGGACGGTGATTTCTTTACCTCTATTGATGTGGGTCTGCGTTATAGTGATCACGAGAAGACCTCACAGGTGCAGCTGAATGAGCATTACCCCTGGTTCTCTTACAACGAGGAATACAGCGGCTCAGCTTATCTTGAAAGCCTGTACCCCGGCTTTGGTGTGCAGTCACTGGATTTAGGCGGCTGGGCCGACAGCACTGTGGATGACTTTATGGGCGGTGGCAGCCAGCCTTACCTGTATGACTTTAACTTTGGCAACCTTGACTCTGCCTTTGATGAAGTCGGACTGCTGAGAAGTTACTGGCATCCGTCTTATGCGCTGGATCTGAAAGAAAAAGTCACCAGCGCCTACGTGCAGGCCAACTTTAATTCAGGCAAATGGAAAGGTAATGTCGGTGTACGTATCGCCAAAACCGATCAGACCAGTGTAGGTTTCGATATCCTAAAGCCTGATGGCTGGTTCCCCGGCGATAAACTGGCCGATGCGCAGTCACCGGTAACGGTCGAGCGGGATTACACTGATGTGCTGCCGAGTCTGAATATCTCCTATGATTTCAGAGACGATATCATTCTGCGCTTTGCCGCGGCCAGCGTGATCTCACGGCCAGACTATGATCTGCTGGCGCAGCGAAAAATCTACTCCCGTACCGGCGGTATTCAGGGCAACCCCTGGCTGAATCCTACTGAGGCAGACCAATACGATATCTCGGCGGAATATTATTTCACCGATGCATCTATTTTGTCACTGGCCTATTTCTATAAAGATATTAAATCCTATGTCACCGAGGAAATGGTCGAAACCAATGTACTGCTGCCAGAGGATGACAGCGTTAACGTACTGGATGAGGAAGATGTAGGTTATTACATTGCGCAGATGGAGCTTCGCACGCCGGTCAATGGCGGTGGCGGCACCAACCAGGGGGTTGAAGTTAACCTTCAGCATGATTTCGGTAATGGGTATGGCGCCATGGCCAACTACACCTATCAGGATGCCGACATGGATGAAGAGGATGAGATCCTGCCGAATAACTCAAGAGATACCTTTAATGTCAGCGGTTTCTATGAGAAAAACGGTATTCTGGCGCGCTTGTCTTATACCTACCGCAGCGAGTATTTCGCCGGTCTGTCCAGACATATCGACAGATACACTGACAGTTATGGTCAGTGGGATGCCAACTTCAGCTATGACTTTAATGACAACTTTTCTGTCATGCTGCAGATCCTTAACCTCACTGACGAAAATCAGAAGGCCTTTGTGAAAAGCGAGTCTGGCGCAAAAGCCTTATTGTCGGAGTACAACTACGGCCGCAGAGCCTTCGTTGGCGTTTCAGCCAAGTTCTGA
- a CDS encoding LysR family transcriptional regulator, which translates to MKQLSLDNLRALVAVVDMGGYAKAGEYLGRSQPAISLQIKRLEAQIGRRLFNRQGQKQQINADGLLLYRRARQMLTLNDDILREFEQSQLTGQLRLGLPSEFATRVLPSIIGDFSKAYPDVTLEVSCDLSKSLLRKDQRKEYDLILALDDEPGDNRPETLLKDDLIWVAHAGYQLNADNIALVAAPQGCIYRQRARQSLQQAGLRWRVSYTNADIGGITAALKEGLGITVLAKSTLPDELVELRHPALPELGKVGINLFIQSEQHPQASSKLAEFIRTRLA; encoded by the coding sequence ATGAAGCAACTTTCTCTGGATAATTTACGGGCCCTGGTGGCGGTGGTGGATATGGGCGGCTATGCCAAGGCCGGTGAATACCTGGGCCGCTCGCAGCCAGCTATCAGTCTGCAGATAAAACGCCTGGAGGCGCAGATTGGCCGGCGCTTGTTTAACCGCCAGGGCCAGAAGCAGCAGATCAATGCCGATGGGTTGCTGTTGTATCGCCGTGCCCGGCAGATGCTGACTCTGAATGATGATATTCTGCGCGAATTTGAGCAATCCCAGCTCACCGGCCAGTTGCGCCTCGGCCTGCCCAGTGAGTTTGCCACCCGGGTGCTGCCCAGCATTATCGGCGATTTCTCCAAGGCCTATCCGGATGTGACCCTCGAAGTCAGCTGCGACTTAAGTAAATCCTTGCTGCGAAAAGATCAGCGCAAAGAGTACGATCTGATCCTGGCGCTGGATGATGAGCCCGGTGATAACCGCCCCGAAACCCTGTTAAAGGATGACCTGATCTGGGTGGCCCACGCCGGTTATCAGCTCAATGCCGATAACATTGCTCTGGTGGCCGCACCACAGGGTTGTATTTATCGCCAGCGTGCACGCCAGAGCCTGCAACAGGCGGGCCTGCGCTGGCGGGTCAGTTACACCAATGCGGATATCGGCGGTATTACGGCGGCATTAAAAGAGGGGCTGGGTATTACTGTGCTGGCAAAAAGTACCCTGCCCGATGAACTGGTTGAGCTGAGACACCCTGCCCTGCCGGAGCTTGGCAAAGTGGGCATCAATCTGTTTATTCAGTCTGAGCAACATCCCCAGGCCAGCAGCAAACTGGCAGAGTTTATCCGCACGCGATTGGCCTGA
- a CDS encoding amidohydrolase translates to MRRFLWILTTLALVAASPISQAAPKLVHNVQGYHILPEQGLGSFTVLVFEKGKVLATGNDELLAEYPDAQRIDGQGKTLLPGLTDAHGHILELGENLLKVDVRGSASALQAARQVADFAADNPQQQWISGHGWNQVLWPDKNYPTAGHLDKMIKDKPVYLTRVDVHAAWVNSKALELAGIDKNTPDPQGGQILRDENGNPTGVLIDNAMQLVSTLLPEQTEQSLELALDTASQHLLSLGITSVHDAGISQQQAEFYRQQVKAGELSLRIYAMLAASDPQLKQMLEQGPFASQDDMLVIRSVKGFGDGALGSRGAALLEPYSDQPHHHGLMVTAEEKLPALFEQVLGHGFQFNFHAIGDKANRLALDNFEKAYQKVGGKDLRHRIEHAQVVTLEDIPRFKQLNIIASMQPVHATSDMNMAEDRIGAERLKGAYAWQRFLAQGTVLAAGSDFPVELANPFHGLHAAVTRQNHKGEPLDGWIPSQRMTLQQALRAFTLDAAYAAHQEQVLGNLAAGKWADFILVDQDIFDIPPQKIWQTRVLQTWVAGEQQH, encoded by the coding sequence ATGCGTCGTTTTCTGTGGATACTCACCACACTGGCTCTGGTGGCGGCAAGCCCGATAAGCCAGGCCGCGCCCAAACTTGTGCACAATGTTCAGGGCTACCATATTCTGCCAGAGCAGGGCCTTGGCAGTTTTACTGTACTGGTTTTTGAAAAGGGTAAGGTGCTGGCTACCGGTAATGATGAGCTGCTGGCAGAGTATCCCGATGCACAGAGAATTGACGGTCAGGGCAAGACCCTGTTGCCGGGGCTGACAGACGCCCATGGCCATATTCTGGAGCTGGGTGAAAACCTGCTTAAGGTGGATGTGCGCGGCAGCGCCAGTGCACTGCAGGCGGCCAGGCAGGTTGCAGATTTTGCCGCCGATAATCCGCAGCAGCAATGGATCAGCGGCCATGGCTGGAATCAGGTACTGTGGCCGGATAAGAACTATCCCACTGCAGGCCATCTGGATAAGATGATTAAAGATAAACCGGTCTATCTGACCCGTGTGGATGTGCATGCTGCCTGGGTCAACAGTAAAGCGCTGGAACTGGCAGGCATCGATAAAAACACGCCGGATCCACAAGGCGGCCAGATCCTGCGTGATGAGAACGGCAATCCAACCGGTGTACTGATCGATAACGCCATGCAGCTGGTCAGTACTCTGTTGCCTGAGCAAACTGAACAAAGTCTTGAACTGGCACTGGATACGGCCTCTCAACATTTGTTATCGCTGGGCATTACCAGTGTGCATGACGCCGGTATCAGCCAACAGCAGGCCGAATTCTATCGCCAGCAGGTCAAAGCCGGTGAGTTATCACTGCGCATTTATGCCATGCTCGCAGCATCGGATCCGCAACTGAAACAAATGCTCGAGCAAGGGCCCTTTGCCAGCCAGGACGATATGCTGGTGATCCGTTCAGTCAAAGGCTTCGGCGATGGTGCGCTGGGCAGCCGCGGTGCGGCGTTGCTTGAGCCCTACAGTGACCAGCCTCATCATCACGGGCTGATGGTGACCGCAGAAGAGAAACTTCCGGCCCTGTTTGAACAGGTGCTGGGCCATGGTTTTCAGTTTAACTTTCATGCCATCGGTGATAAAGCTAACCGCCTGGCGCTGGACAACTTCGAAAAGGCTTATCAAAAAGTAGGGGGTAAAGACCTTCGCCATCGTATAGAGCACGCCCAGGTGGTTACCCTTGAGGATATTCCTCGCTTTAAACAGCTTAATATTATCGCCTCCATGCAGCCGGTGCATGCCACCAGTGATATGAATATGGCCGAGGACAGAATCGGCGCCGAACGCCTTAAAGGTGCCTATGCCTGGCAGCGATTTTTAGCGCAGGGTACAGTGCTGGCGGCCGGCTCGGATTTCCCGGTGGAACTGGCCAACCCCTTTCATGGTCTGCACGCAGCGGTGACCCGCCAGAATCACAAAGGCGAGCCTTTAGATGGCTGGATCCCCTCGCAGCGCATGACCCTGCAACAGGCGCTGCGCGCCTTTACCCTGGACGCGGCCTATGCGGCCCATCAGGAACAGGTATTGGGTAACCTGGCGGCAGGCAAATGGGCCGACTTTATCCTGGTGGATCAGGATATCTTTGACATTCCGCCACAGAAAATCTGGCAAACCCGGGTGCTGCAAACCTGGGTGGCCGGTGAGCAACAACATTAG
- the gcvT gene encoding glycine cleavage system aminomethyltransferase GcvT, with translation MSTTPSKTVLHPKHLEAGAKMVDFHGWEMPINYGSQIEEHHAVRRDAGMFDVSHMTIVDIKGPQAKAYLRYLLANDVDKLKVKGKALYSGMLNEQGGVVDDLICYYFAEDDYRLVVNSATREKDMNWLTKVAEGFDIQIIEQPDLAMIAVQGPNAKEKAATLFTDEQKSAVEGMKPFFGVYSGDLFIATTGYTGEAGYEIMVPAADAGAFWQKLLDAGVQPCGLGARDTLRLEAGMNLYGQDMDENTSPLAANMGWTISWLPEEREFVGRAAVEEYNRSGKEKLVGLVMEEKGVLRSGLTVKVEGGEGVITSGTFSPTLGHSIAMARVPAPVGTTAEVEMRKKWVTVKVVKPSFVRNGKKVEH, from the coding sequence ATGTCAACGACGCCAAGCAAAACGGTTTTGCACCCCAAACACCTCGAAGCAGGTGCCAAGATGGTGGATTTCCACGGTTGGGAAATGCCAATCAACTATGGTTCACAGATTGAAGAGCACCACGCCGTGCGCCGTGACGCCGGTATGTTTGACGTCTCCCATATGACCATCGTTGACATCAAGGGCCCTCAGGCCAAAGCTTACCTGCGCTATTTGCTGGCCAACGACGTAGACAAGCTCAAGGTCAAAGGCAAAGCCCTTTACAGCGGTATGCTGAATGAGCAGGGCGGTGTGGTGGATGATCTCATTTGCTACTACTTTGCCGAAGACGACTACCGCCTGGTAGTGAACTCTGCCACCCGTGAAAAGGACATGAACTGGCTGACCAAAGTGGCCGAGGGTTTCGATATTCAGATTATCGAGCAGCCTGATCTGGCCATGATCGCCGTGCAGGGCCCCAATGCCAAAGAAAAGGCGGCAACCCTGTTCACTGACGAGCAAAAATCTGCCGTTGAAGGCATGAAGCCGTTTTTCGGCGTGTACAGTGGCGATTTATTTATCGCCACCACAGGTTATACCGGTGAAGCGGGCTATGAGATTATGGTACCGGCGGCCGATGCCGGGGCGTTCTGGCAGAAACTGCTGGATGCCGGTGTACAGCCTTGTGGCCTGGGTGCCCGCGATACTCTGCGCCTGGAAGCGGGTATGAACCTGTACGGCCAGGATATGGATGAAAACACCTCGCCACTGGCAGCCAATATGGGCTGGACCATCAGCTGGTTACCCGAAGAACGTGAGTTTGTTGGCCGTGCTGCCGTTGAAGAATATAACCGCAGTGGCAAAGAAAAGCTGGTTGGCCTGGTGATGGAAGAAAAAGGCGTGCTGCGCAGTGGCCTGACAGTAAAAGTAGAAGGCGGCGAAGGGGTGATCACTTCTGGCACCTTCTCCCCCACATTAGGCCACAGTATTGCCATGGCCAGAGTACCGGCACCAGTGGGTACCACCGCCGAGGTGGAAATGCGCAAAAAGTGGGTTACAGTAAAAGTCGTTAAGCCCAGTTTTGTGCGCAACGGCAAAAAGGTTGAACACTAA
- a CDS encoding alkaline phosphatase D family protein, protein MKTTRRYFLKSLAIAGGTLPLISGAWRQALAAATGYPRLLHGPMAGSVGQNDINIWMRSSGRYQVSIQYGKQSDLSDARHSKEVQTGPENDFVAHINISGLEADTKYYYRPWVDGKPAKYMDNIPPFQFKTAPAKNAKFLLGFGSCARWQEFPDQPIWDALDRWDPDLFCWLGDNIYADTVEPGIMSDLYKIQRSVPELQGFCSRVPQLAIWDDHDYGLNNSDKDNPMKEESLKLFKRYWANPSYGTEQSPGVFFQYNYAGVDFFFLDNRYHRDSNGQPDGPDKSHLGSEQLAWLKDGLKASSAPFKVLICGGGWSYNPDSFGEDNWTSYRHERNNLFDFIRDQHISGVLLMSGDIHRSEANCIPWSAQGGYDLYEFASSGLAQDTPMPESIETPEIRLREPFTGGHNAGLLEFDLTQEDPVVKFNVINFRAQTVWDNPITIRASELRNGISSWKQKVDPELPAPLRADVKA, encoded by the coding sequence ATGAAAACAACTCGGCGTTATTTTTTAAAATCATTGGCCATTGCTGGTGGGACGTTACCTTTAATTTCTGGAGCATGGCGCCAGGCACTGGCTGCGGCCACAGGCTACCCTCGACTTTTGCATGGCCCAATGGCGGGTTCTGTTGGACAAAATGATATTAACATCTGGATGCGCTCCAGTGGTCGCTATCAGGTTAGCATACAATATGGGAAGCAATCTGATCTCTCGGATGCCAGGCACAGCAAAGAAGTGCAAACTGGCCCGGAAAATGACTTTGTTGCACATATCAATATTTCAGGTCTGGAAGCGGATACTAAATACTACTACCGTCCGTGGGTCGATGGAAAACCGGCGAAATACATGGATAATATCCCCCCTTTCCAGTTCAAAACCGCCCCCGCAAAAAACGCCAAATTCCTTCTTGGCTTTGGGTCTTGCGCACGCTGGCAAGAATTTCCAGATCAGCCCATCTGGGACGCTCTGGATCGTTGGGATCCAGATTTGTTTTGCTGGCTAGGTGACAACATTTATGCCGATACAGTAGAACCAGGCATTATGTCTGACTTGTACAAAATCCAGCGCTCTGTACCAGAACTGCAGGGATTTTGTAGCCGGGTTCCGCAATTAGCCATTTGGGACGATCACGACTATGGCCTGAATAATAGCGATAAAGACAATCCGATGAAGGAGGAAAGCCTGAAGCTATTTAAACGCTACTGGGCAAATCCCTCATATGGGACCGAGCAATCTCCTGGAGTATTCTTTCAATACAATTATGCCGGGGTAGACTTCTTTTTCCTCGATAATCGCTATCACCGAGACTCAAACGGCCAGCCAGATGGCCCGGACAAGAGCCATCTTGGCAGTGAACAGTTAGCCTGGTTAAAAGATGGGCTTAAGGCCAGCTCTGCGCCGTTTAAAGTGCTTATCTGTGGTGGCGGCTGGTCGTACAATCCAGACTCCTTTGGGGAGGACAACTGGACCAGTTACCGACACGAACGTAATAACCTGTTTGATTTTATCCGTGATCAACATATCAGCGGCGTGCTGTTAATGTCTGGGGATATACACCGCTCCGAGGCAAACTGTATTCCATGGTCAGCTCAGGGGGGCTACGATCTTTACGAATTTGCCAGCTCTGGCCTCGCTCAGGACACCCCGATGCCGGAATCAATTGAAACACCGGAGATTCGTCTGCGTGAACCATTCACCGGAGGGCATAATGCAGGCTTGCTCGAGTTCGACCTCACTCAGGAAGATCCGGTAGTAAAATTCAATGTCATTAATTTTCGGGCGCAAACCGTTTGGGACAATCCAATCACCATACGCGCCAGTGAGCTGCGCAATGGTATTAGTAGTTGGAAGCAAAAAGTCGATCCCGAACTTCCAGCGCCTCTAAGAGCAGATGTTAAGGCCTGA